In Mytilus edulis chromosome 6, xbMytEdul2.2, whole genome shotgun sequence, the following proteins share a genomic window:
- the LOC139526866 gene encoding cell adhesion molecule Dscam2-like: MCIPNGFPDQYEFSNWEHISEFREHIRYLPPTKSGKLYIPFISMESDRHYDTGVYICSVSNNVSVDGRTFVSAEYWLNSSGKPYFVASNSAVQHSILGQKSVLTADVRNFEKLMDVALNSDDITKYNNSKILKSSVIVRDNVYGKHVMVRGTRFIFPITTQTIDDFRQFIVVVNNTIGSSSYVISLRPARPPRTPQHVRAVAMDHSIIVRWIADLDSGLKKHFIVKYRKHFDQSWSQISVVGSYTATISGLEPDTVYLVRVYSKTGAGESEGTAEIIVKTEKHHYKVQVLSADFAVIIGTIILLMFLCCCGSRALKNRQSISRKKESNSTKRNQRIDEISSRNDETSTRLDHYDEITSSYYNPQAKRNNTQQEIHQPLNSNEHLETYSVSCKNITPKTIHQDSQCQENVSSRSSSEESYLAPCRSYVNTDLTNNTKYESPDRNIVLADIHLLEELSVASDISETNMKGILKYETLQLSNTNEHAYNKCNDTEL, from the exons ATGTGTATCCCTAATGGTTTTCCAGATCAGTACGAGTTCAGTAATTGGGAACATATATCAGAATTTCGTGAGCATATCCGATATCTACCTCCAACTAAAAGTGGAAAATTATATATTCCTTTCATCTCTATGGAATCGGACAGACATTACGATACAGGAGTTTATATATGCTCCGTTTCAAATAATGTATCGGTGGATGGCAGAACGTTTGTTTCTGCTGAATACTGGCTGAACAGTTCTG gtAAACCATACTTTGTTGCATCAAACAGTGCAGTTCAACACAGTATTTTAGGCCAAAAGTCTGTTCTAACTGCTGATGTAAGGAATTTTGAAAAACTCATGGATGTTGCATTAAATTCCGATGATATTACAAAGTATAACAACAGTAAAATCCTGAAATCATCTGTTATAGTAAGGGACAATGTGTACGGCAAACATGTAATGGTACGTGGGACTAGGTTTATCTTTCCAATCACCACCCAGACTATCGATGACTTTCGACAGTTTATCGTCGTTGTTAATAATACAATAGGATCATCTAGTTATGTAATTTCCCTAAGACCTGCAA GACCACCAAGGACACCTCAACATGTTAGGGCTGTTGCAATGGACCATTCAATAATAGTAAGATGGATAGCAGACTTAGACAGCGGACTAAAAAAACATTTCATCGTAAAGTACCGTAAACATTTTGACCAATCTTGGAGTCAGATTTCTGTGGTAGGGAGTTATACTGCTACCATAAGTGGGTTAGAACCTGATACAGTTTACTTAGTTCGAGTGTATTCCAAAACAGGAGCTGGTGAAAGTGAAGGGACAGCGGAGATTATAGTTAAGACAG AGAAACATCATTATAAGGTTCAAGTCTTGTCTGCAGATTTCGCTGTCATAATTGGAACCATAATTTTACTCATGTTCCTGTGTTGTTGTGGATCTAGAG CTTTGAAGAACCGACAAAGCATTAgcagaaaaaaagaaagtaatTCCACTAA GAGAAATCAAAGAATCGACGAAATATCTTCAAGAAACGATGAAACATCTACAAGACTAGATCATTACGATGAAATAACTAGTTCGTATTATAATCCTCAAGCTAAAAGGAACAACACACAACAAGAAATACATCAGCCATTAAACAGCAATGAACATTTGGAAACCTATAGCGTTTCTTGTAAAAATATAACACCCAAAACCATTCACCAAGACTCACAATGTCAAGAGAATGTATCATCACGATCATCTTCTGAAGAATCGTATCTTGCTCCTTGTAGAAGTTATGTCAATACTGATCTTACAAACAATACCAAATACGAGAGTCCCGATAGAAATATTGTATTAGCAGATATACACTTACTTGAAGAATTGTCAGTTGCCAGTGACATTAGTGAGACAAATATGAAAGGCATTCTAAAATACGAAACACTACAACTATCCAACACAAACGAGCATGCATATAACAAATGTAATGATACAGAGTTATAG